The DNA region gagaagctcaccccctcccctcccttcccctcccccgttCCATTCCTTAGCTGTTCCCACCCCAGCCACTGTAGAAGCTTCTcggaaaaagaaagggggagagaagcaTCAAGTGGAGCAACACAGCCCCCAcccctcctcaccttcccccacccgccctctcctctccctccatttcttcctcatcccctcccctcccctctccctgccttccttccccctcttggCGCCCTGATGCCGGCGCCTCGCCTGGGCTGCTACTGGCCACTGCTGACTATGCCGAGGCTGAGGCGGCGGGGGGCGCTGCGGGAGCCGGCGGGCTGCTGCTACTGCCTGGTGGCGGCGCTGgccctgcttctgctgctgctgcctgcaGGCTGCCCGGTGCGGGCACAGAACGACACCGAGCCCATAGTCCTAGAGGGCAAGTGCTTGGTGGTGTGCGATTCCAGTCCGTCAGCGGACGGCGCAGTCACTTCCTCCCTGGGGATCTCTGTGCGCTCAGGTAGTGCGAAGGTGGCTTTTTCCGCGATTCGGAGCACCAACCATGAACCATCCGAAATGAGCAACCGCACCATGACCATCTATTTCGACCAGGTCAGCCCAGCCAGCCAGACTACCCTCCTGTTGGTCCTCGAGGATAAGGATGTGGGGTGGGGCCGAGGGGAAGGAAGGTCCGAAGACAGTTTTATGTGACAGGATGCTTTGCTTCGATCTGTCACTTTGGCACtttgggctctctctctctctctctctctctctctctctctctctctctctctctctctctctctctctctctctctctttctctctctctctccccccctccctctctccctggctctctctcacctctcactctctgtctctcttcttccccttcccaccccccccccccgccccccatagCTTTCCCTCCTCTGGTTCTACACTATACCTCTGCACTCCTTTCCCTAAGTAAACTAGTCTAATAGGAAAGCGAAGACAACCGTAAAACTTATTTTATTCAGTTCCCTAAGaagctgtttgtttgttttttttttttttaatcaaaaaccTATTGTATGTGTGCGTTGGGGAGGATGGTGGTTGTGGTGCCTGGATGTTTTTGCTTCGGTATAGCTAAGAGCTGGTAGCTAAGAGAGGATTCTTGTGAAATTAGCCTGCTTTGAAACACTACCAACTTTTCCTAAGGTTAAGTCCCCCCAAACCATCCACTCTCCTTTCGGAAAAATATCTAGCTCTTATTATAATTTTATCCATGGGTATCTTTTGTTGTTGGATTTTTATGAACAATAAATAcataagagaagagaggaggtggATCTGGATTGCCctgaattttatcctagagttTCTGGTTTCTGAAAAGGAAGTACAGTCTTAAAATGATTTAAGTAACTTGCTGACAATTCAAAACTCTAGGATCCAAACATAAGGTACAGTCTGCAGAATTTATGCTGTTTCCTGCTTCACTTCTTGATTTCTGTTCAGTGATTTGCCAGATGAAAGAGAACTTTTCATGAAGTTTCGTCTTTGCTCTAAATCAATACGAAATAGCAATTTGTTACAAACAGTAGACAGGTTCATAAGTTGTGCTCTCATTTATCCCAACGCTTTGTTAAATACTCTTAGACAAAGAATCAGCTTTAACGGACTTTCTGGCACTATCTTTACAGCACAGGGACATTCTTCCCACTCCCCTACGCCActacattgtctttttttttttttaaagacgtGTAACTTCATTTAATACCAACCCCTTTAAGgacatttcttttgtttgtttaatctgcatttcggAAATATAAGTTAATATATATCCTTGAAGCTTGATAATGGAAACCGCAGCCttatgcttgtttgtttttgttattctggtttttaattcctCATCTTAAGCACACCCTCTCGTCCCCACTTTTAGCCCCACTCATCTGCTTCCACAAGTCAAGTTAAATACATTCTGATTAGTCTCTTGAAATATGTAGTAGGATGGGGGTAAGGTCttgagttctctccctccccctccttccttctttctctcccttttcctgtcTCTCAAAGTATCCTTTCCACTGAGGGCTGCGAATACTCATTCTCTGAAAAGCTCTTAACAATAAAACCCCCAGTGTTTGTGCTGGAACCCGTTGAGCACCTGGTTAGGAAGTGAAGTGGCTTTGAGTGAGCAGAAGGTGGATGAATTCTGATGCAGACTTTGCTTCGATAAGACATTGACACAAATGGTATTGGCTGCATTTCACCTTGATTTGAGATGTGCTTTTTCTATCATAAGCGAAAAAATCACttctgaactgaactgaactgatcAAAAAAGGTGAAAATTATGTCAGATGGCATTCCATTTGAacgtggttttttaaaaaaattctaagatttaaatataatttttttaaaaacagaaaatgcaGACTTGTTACTTTATTTCAAAGctattttatttaaatctgaAGAAGGGCTTGAGACAAGGAATTCCACAAGACACCCTTTTTGATGCAGATTCTAAATATTGGGAGCATTTCAAAAATAATATGACTATACATCTCCTTTACAGTTTTCTCAAAGAAAGTAATTGCTGTGAATTCACTTGATCTTGAATGATACAGTTGCTCACAAGGAcattgctattatcattattatcatatctTTGGTGCTGCAGTATTCCCCTACCCTTGAACCCTTGACAAGCATCTTGGTGGGAGAATGTCCCTTgctggggaaaatatatatatatatatatatatatatatgtatgtatgtatgtatgtatgtatgtatgtatgtatgtatgtatgtatgtgtatatatgtgtgtgtatgtatatatacatacatatgtgtatatatatgtatgtatgtgtgtgtatatgtgtgtgtatgtatatatacatacatgtgtatatatatatatatatattccacttTATTTATTCAACTCTCTTTGGTCTCAACAAGGTCCCCTTTGCACCATCCTTCTTCCAACCCACTCACAGAATGAAGCCCTGTTTTGTTAGAGAATTCCTTTAAGCTGTAATCCACTCGCAATAGCATAAAATTGTTTATCCTAaccagtgtgtttttttttccttttctctagttCTTCATTCACTGCTTTGCATTCCCTTTTACCGGAAATATGGTCTAGTTCTTTTTGGTCAGAGTCACATATTGCTTCTCTAGCATTACATAAATACTCTCAATAACTGTGACCTTATCTCCACATCCTTGAAGTCAGCTTCTTTACCAGCAGGATATTTTAACTCCTCTACCGTCTCCTTTCTCGACAGTATAGAATGGTGATTCCTGGTAGCCTGCTGTTCTATAGCTAATGGAAAAGTGGGTGGGGGCTGGGTATAGGTGGGGCCTGATTTGGTTTTGGTGCtttgttcttttctcctctccaggTATTAGTAAATATTGGCAACCATTTCGATCTTGCTTCCAGCATATTTGTAGCACCAAGAAAAGGGATTTATAGTTTCAGTTTCCATGTGGTCAAAGTCTATAACAGACAAACTATCCAGGTGGGTGGCATTTGATTATTCTCTTGTCCCCTCCCTTTTTAGCaaaggttgttttttctttttaattctgggTATACTTAATTCTGGGAAGGAGAAACATTTGTAAGTCTGTGAATATCTCCTTCCATCTAATTTGCCCCTGAAGTGAATGAGACTAATCAAGCAGGTGGGCTGGTAAGGATACCACAGAATAGGACAATATAGAGCCTACCCTCATCTCAATAGGCAACTCAGCTCTGTCACTTTGCTTTTTTTAGGTAAGTTTAATGCAAAATGGCTACCCAGTGATTTCAGCATTTGCAGGAGACCAGGATGTTACCAGAGAAGCTGCTAGCAATGGTGTTTTGCTGCACatggaaagagaagacaaagtGCACCTCAAATTGGAAAGGGGTAACCTCATGGGTGGATGGAAATATTCAACCTTTTCTGGCTTCTTGGTCTTTCCTCTCTAAATGCAGGCACCCTGGGGTGGAGCCCAAGGTGTTGTCTGGACCCAGAAACCCACCACTTAATAATACCCTGAACTTGCCAGAACATGAAACTTTCATTCTAGTCAGACTGTGGTGGTAGAAGAATGATTTCCAAAAATTCTAATATTTACTTTGAATATTGACAATTCCTCTGGAACCTGCTCCTCTCATTAGTTTTAGAAGACGGTGATTTTAggagaaatgaaattattgacCTGGGAAATTTGTACCTGTGATTGTAATTTCTGATTTTATTGTTGGAATCATtgaccttttttgtttgtttgtttgtttgctttgttgtCCTAATGAGACAAGTAACTCAGACCTCAAGATTTGCTGAAGTACTCACAAAAAGGGGCAGAAGAAATTACCACCTGGAGAAGGGTTCTTGCAATgtattatttttgtgtttgtatagcCTTAAGAAAAAGAATGGCTTCAGTCTAAGTcctgtatttttttctggttgGGTGGGAGGGTTGGGGATGGGATGGGGATATTATGGACGTTACTGTGTCAAGAAGTGCTTTATTCAGAGAAGCAAATTTTGCACGATTGGAATAAccaattttgttttgtgttgtttgtaTTTTTACTCAATATTTTAgtcttttccctgtttttcttaatttattttcttttggtgcTGAAAAATTATGTAAGCTGGATTGATCAATAAGACAAAAAGCATATACCTGTAAATCAGAGTATTGATAACCAATGGACAATTCTGTCTGTTCTTTCAAAATGATCTTCACAGATGCATTTAAGAGCAAAGGTCTGAAATTACTGGACCTTTGATTTACAGTCTGGAATCATTCAGGGACTTGAAGTTTCTACTTGGTCTGATTTTTCTAGAAACAATAGTGGAGGTTGTGATGTGATTTGACTGAATGTCCTAAATTGCATCATATCTTTACATTACTAAGTGAATCCTTGGTCTTCTCAGCTATTCATTTTAATGCTTTTGGTTCACCTGTGGTTGTACATACAAAGAAGTACCACCTTAAAGTCAACAGAACCAGCTTCTTCTCTCTTTAATCTAAATGAAACAGATATGGCCTGCCATACAAAGGTACATTTGACAAAGGAACATCCAGGTGACCCTATTCTTGCTTTAAAAAGGCAATCCTCACCTCAGTTTTGCCCCTATTTATATGAGAGACCATTTGGGAAGTCGATGAATGCAGTCTCTGTGTGCCGGGGAAGAATCATTGATCTCAAACATGTTAAAAGTTGAAACCTCAAGCTGAATGCCAATTTGTCCACTTGTGTGACAATGTAACCAAAATGTTGAAGATACTTTAAGATTCAAAATAAATTGATTTGATGTCTGGCTtgcttctcccccttctcccactaCATCTTTGTAAAGGGGTCAAGTATGAAGGACTTTGGAAACACTTTAGGAATTTGGAGGAGCTGTTCCATGTTATGCCCAGGCAATTGTCTGATGCTCCATGCGACTATTTAAATATATATCTGCTTAGGTCTACTGCTGGatctggatatatatatatgtacatttggaagcataaatatatgtatattcatatttcatataaatgagaaaaaaaactatcAGTGTCAAGATGTTTTGATTGATGAGTAGTGAGCTTTCATAATAAATTTAACTTAAAGCtgagaataaactaaaaaagaTAAGTGCATTTGAAGACAGAATCAGGTGTTACCAATGATTATGGactcaatttaaaataataagtgTTGAGGGGAAGAGAGATATTTCCCAGAAAATCTAATAATTCATATAGTACTTCCTTCTGAATACCATTGGGCTTTCTCTGAGGGACTCTTGGAATGGGAATTGTGCTAGATCTGAAATGGCTGTTACACAGTAGATAGATTTTGATCAGTAAAATAGCAAGCAAGACTCATCAGAGAAATAATTTTCATGGGCATTGTAATCTTCCTTTACAGCACACTTTTGCTAAAtttattacctaaattaataaatgaaaaagtgtTACATATGAATGTAGAAAATGTAAGCAGCTGCAAgaaatttgattttcattttctatttcccAGCCATTAATGTGTACATCCCCTTTTTGTCCCTGTTGCCTGAGCCCTAATCTTGAATTCAAAGCAAATAGCCAGTCTCAACAAAAGGCAGTGCAAAATAATAGAGCCTAAAATATGCTATTTCATTCAATTTTAACTGGATTAACATCATCTAATATTTGTATTAGCTAATATATACACATTGATTATCCACAGCCTGTCGTCTGGCTCCATTGGCCAATAAAAGTAACTATTAAATTAGCTTATCAAAATATAGTAAAATTAGagtattcatattttaaaatttttattgaatgagAAAATTTGCAAACTCCTCAATTCCTGATCTTAATCGGAGTCTCTTTTACTTGAAATGGAATCCAGAAACGAGATTAGGAAGAAGCTGTGATAGTAGTATATCTGACAGTCACTGCAACTCCCTGACAAGGAACTGTTTCCTCAGTATTTCTTTCCATTTGATTAAGAATTTGATCTTTGTTTAGATGAAACTTCTGTATTCTATGGAAAAATCTTAAGTGGTACTTTGTAACAAGACAAGGTCCTGAAATGTGTGCTGTTACAAGCATATGATGATGCACATTTCTAAATAACAGATCAGTCATTCGCTTCCACGATTTACATTCTTTTGGTAGAGTAAGATGTCTCTTTTGTGGAAAAGGTGTGTTAATATGCCATTCATATATTTCAAAATTGATTATATATGGGGGAAAAATGTTCATTGCCTATCAAAGCAAAATTCCACCATTCTGGATATCATGTTAACTCTTTGATCCTCAATTGATTTTGTTCATACATGGTTACATTTTTAGGAATCAAAATGCTTAATTTGTCACATCCAAGTGACAAATCATCATATGGCATTTTTGTATTTGCTTAGCACCTATACTAACAAAAAAGCCTTTTTCCCCCAATGAATGAAATCAAAAGTATGAAAATGCCAGATATAATTTAGTGAGCCAACTTTTATGCATCACAAAATATCAAATCTCATTATGCTGAATGTTATATTTGATACATATTAACCTTTCTGtaaaagaacaggaaacaaaaaCCCCCACCAATAAGTACGATGCTATTTCAATTTTAAGTTCTACCTAAATCTCTTTACTAtctatgtttttctaattattactattattttgaaAACAAACATTTCTGGTTTATGTAATACTAGCTATTCAACATGATCAATATTTTTTTATGGTTGTCCTTGCCTTTGATGCCCAGAA from Trichosurus vulpecula isolate mTriVul1 chromosome 1, mTriVul1.pri, whole genome shotgun sequence includes:
- the CBLN2 gene encoding cerebellin-2, producing the protein MPAPRLGCYWPLLTMPRLRRRGALREPAGCCYCLVAALALLLLLLPAGCPVRAQNDTEPIVLEGKCLVVCDSSPSADGAVTSSLGISVRSGSAKVAFSAIRSTNHEPSEMSNRTMTIYFDQVLVNIGNHFDLASSIFVAPRKGIYSFSFHVVKVYNRQTIQVSLMQNGYPVISAFAGDQDVTREAASNGVLLHMEREDKVHLKLERGNLMGGWKYSTFSGFLVFPL